From Vigna unguiculata cultivar IT97K-499-35 chromosome 5, ASM411807v1, whole genome shotgun sequence, the proteins below share one genomic window:
- the LOC114185271 gene encoding uncharacterized protein LOC114185271 isoform X2 → MRTKPPPSLLSLTIDSAVLNLSDISDLSSIPDHILLDLFLRILRAGKLTEKVLRLFIATGKDEVISFVEALNIQHVLTPVLPTRCSEKF, encoded by the exons ATGAGAACAAAACCACCGCCATCGCTCTTATCCCTCACCATTGACTCAGCCGTCCTCAATCTATCCGACATCTCCGATCTCTCCTCAATCCCTGATCACATCCTCCTCGACCTCTTCCTG AGAATATTAAGAGCTGGGAAACTGACTGAGAAAGTTCTGAGACTGTTCATAGCAACTGGTAAGGATGAAGTGATTTCCTTTGTTGAGGCACTCAATATCCAACATGTTCTGACCCCTGTGCTTCCCACCA GGTGTTCTGAAAAATTCTAA
- the LOC114186327 gene encoding uncharacterized protein At4g13230, which translates to MASFTLVTSLPKFGHAGAVIATARAWNPRFLAAATPRSIQVPSSPEGAAAAEGTKQGASETVNNSLNESTQDKAFTTAQVSHKTDELANQMSASAHNMAQKAKQTMQGAWDCTKDTAHRAKDTVVGKSQESAQYVKENAEAVKNNMNSKN; encoded by the exons ATGGCAAGCTTCACCCTAGTCACATCCCTCCCAAAGTTCGGCCATGCTGGAGCAGTCATTGCCACTGCTCGTGCCTGGAACCCTAGATTCCTTGCAGCTGCTACCCCAAGATCCATCCAA GTGCCATCTTCTCCTGAAGGCGCAGCAGCCGCTGAAGGCACCAAACAAGGAGCCAGTGAAACAGTTAACAACAGTTTGAATGAATCAACGCAAGACAAGGCTTTCACCACAGCACAA GTGAGTCACAAGACAGACGAGTTGGCTAATCAGATGTCAGCAAGTGCTCACAACATGGCACAGAAAGCAAAGCAGACAATGCAAGGTGCATGGGATTGCACTAAGGACACAGCCCATAGGGCTAAGGACACCGTGGTTGGAAAGTCTCAAGAGTCAGCTCAATACGTCAAAGAAAACGCAGAGGCAGTGAAGAACAACATGAACTCAAAGAACTGA
- the LOC114185270 gene encoding probable UDP-arabinopyranose mutase 5 — MSQAVINDNEVDIVIAALHSDLTTFMNEWRPIFSRFHLIIIQDPDLREELQIPEGFRADVYTKDDIERVVGSSSSIRFSGYSCRYFGFLISRKKYVVCIDDDCVPAKDIAGSLVDAVAQHVSNLQTPATPFFFNTLYDPFRKGADFVRGYPFSLREGVNCAVSCGLWLNMADLDAPTQALKPRQKNLRYVDAVLTVPARALLPMSGINIAFNREAIGPAIGPALRLTGEGKLRWETAEDIWCGMCVKVICDHLGLGVKTGLPYIWRTERGDAVQSLKKEWEGVKLMEDVVPFFQSLKLPQSATTAEDCMVEIAKTVKEQLGKVHPVFSQAAETMVEWVKLWKTVASA, encoded by the coding sequence ATGTCTCAAGCAGTTATCAACGATAATGAAGTGGATATTGTGATTGCTGCACTGCACTCCGACCTCACAACTTTCATGAATGAATGGAGGCCAATTTTCTCCCGCTTTCACCTGATAATAATACAAGATCCTGACCTCAGAGAAGAACTACAAATTCCTGAAGGATTCAGGGCGGATGTGTATACAAAGGATGATATTGAGCGAGTGGTGGGTTCCTCATCTTCTATTCGCTTCTCTGGCTACTCTTGTAGATATTTTGGCTTTCTAATTTCACGGAAAAAGTATGTTGTCTGTATTGATGATGATTGTGTTCCTGCAAAAGATATTGCGGGGTCTTTGGTGGATGCTGTGGCTCAGCATGTTTCGAACCTCCAGACTCCTGCCACCCCTTTCTTCTTCAATACACTATATGATCCATTCCGAAAGGGTGCAGATTTTGTTCGTGGTTACCCCTTTAGCCTGCGAGAGGGAGTTAACTGTGCTGTGTCATGTGGGCTATGGCTCAACATGGCCGACCTTGATGCTCCAACACAAGCTCTGAAGCCACGGCAGAAGAATCTGCGATATGTAGATGCAGTTTTGACTGTTCCTGCAAGAGCCTTGTTGCCAATGAGTGGAATCAATATTGCCTTTAACCGTGAAGCTATTGGTCCAGCAATAGGCCCGGCATTGAGGTTAACAGGGGAAGGGAAACTGAGGTGGGAAACTGCGGAAGACATATGGTGTGGAATGTGTGTGAAAGTTATCTGTGACCACCTAGGCCTTGGTGTGAAAACTGGGCTACCCTATATCTGGAGAACAGAAAGGGGTGATGCAGTTCAGAGCTTGAAGAAAGAGTGGGAAGGGGTGAAATTGATGGAGGATGTTGTTCCTTTCTTTCAGTCACTGAAGTTGCCACAATCAGCAACTACAGCAGAGGATTGTATGGTTGAGATTGCCAAAACAGTGAAGGAACAACTAGGGAAGGTTCATCCTGTGTTTTCTCAGGCTGCTGAAACCATGGTAGAGTGGGTCAAGCTCTGGAAGACAGTAGCATCTGCTTGA
- the LOC114185271 gene encoding uncharacterized protein LOC114185271 isoform X1, with protein sequence MRTKPPPSLLSLTIDSAVLNLSDISDLSSIPDHILLDLFLRILRAGKLTEKVLRLFIATGKDEVISFVEALNIQHVLTPVLPTIQGVLKNSKVRLNYSQR encoded by the exons ATGAGAACAAAACCACCGCCATCGCTCTTATCCCTCACCATTGACTCAGCCGTCCTCAATCTATCCGACATCTCCGATCTCTCCTCAATCCCTGATCACATCCTCCTCGACCTCTTCCTG AGAATATTAAGAGCTGGGAAACTGACTGAGAAAGTTCTGAGACTGTTCATAGCAACTGGTAAGGATGAAGTGATTTCCTTTGTTGAGGCACTCAATATCCAACATGTTCTGACCCCTGTGCTTCCCACCA TACAGGGTGTTCTGAAAAATTCTAAAGTAAGGTTAAACTATTCTCAGCGCTAA